In the Quercus lobata isolate SW786 chromosome 5, ValleyOak3.0 Primary Assembly, whole genome shotgun sequence genome, one interval contains:
- the LOC115991501 gene encoding pyruvate dehydrogenase E1 component subunit beta-3, chloroplastic, translated as MATIVGAATALSASKSFDSGKLHLPSRRSLSISERKGSFLVVRSDGSVVHKAHRAQKLIANAVATKADSSAASTASKPGHELLLFEALREGLEEEMDRDPTVCVMGEDVGHYGGSYKVTKGLATKYGDLRVLDTPIAENSFTGMGIGAAMTGLRPIVEGMNMGFLLLAFNQISNNCGMLHYTSGGQFKIPIVIRGPGGVGRQLGAEHSQRLESYFQSIPGIQMVACSTPYNAKGLMKAAIRSENPVILFEHVLLYNLKERIPDEEYVCSLEEAEMVRPGEHVTILTYSRMRYHVMQAAKTLVNKGYDPEVIDIRSLKPFDLHTIGNSVKKTHRVLIVEECMRTGGIGASLTAAITENFNDYLDAPIICLSSQDVPTPYAGTLEEWTVVQPAQIVTAVEQLCQ; from the exons ATGGCCACCATTGTTGGAGCTGCCACCGCTTTATCAGCCTCCAAATCCTTTGATTCTGGAAAACTCCACCTCCCATCTCGCAgatctctctcaatctcag AGAGGAAAGGAAGCTTTTTGGTTGTCAGATCAGATGGAAGTGTGGTTCATAAAGCTCACAGGGCTCAGAAATTGATTGCTAACGCAGTTGCA actaagGCGGATAGTTCTGCGGCTTCTACAGCTTCGAAACCCGG GCATGAACTTTTGCTTTTTGAGGCCCTACGGGAAGGCTTGGAAGAAGAAATGGACAGGGATCCCACTGTATGTGTAATGGGTGAAGATGTGGGTCATTATGGAGGATCATACAAGGTGACCAAAGGCCTTGCTACCAAATATGGAGATCTCAGGGTTCTTGACACTCCTATTGCTGAGAACTCCTTTACAGGTATGGGTATTGGAGCTGCCATGACTGGTCTGCGGCCAATTGTTGAGGGAATGAACATGGGATTTCTACTTCTAGCTTTTAACCAGATCTCTAACAACTGTGGCATGCTCCACTACACATCTGGTGGTCAGTTTAAAATCCCAATTGTTATTCGTGGACCTGGTGGAGTTGGTCGGCAACTTGGGGCTGAACATTCCCAACGTCTTGAGTCATATTTCCAATCAATCCCTGGAATTCAAATGGTTGCATGCTCAACCCCATATAATGCGAAGGGCTTGATGAAAGCTGCAATTCGAAGTGAGAACCCAGTGATACTATTTGAGCATGTTTTGCTTTACAACCTCAAAGAGAGAATTCCAGATGAAGAGTATGTAtgttctcttgaagaagctgaaATGGTTAGGCCTGGGGAGCATGTCACTATTTTAACCTATTCCCGGATGAGGTATCATGTAATGCAGGCTGCTAAAACTTTGGTGAACAAGGGCTATGATCCTGAAGTAATTGATATCAGGTCACTGAAACCTTTTGATCTTCACACAATTGGGAATTCAGTGAAAAAGACGCATCGTGTGCTGATTGTGGAGGAGTGCATGCGGACTGGTGGTATTGGTGCTAGTTTGACAGCTGCTATCACTGAGAATTTCAATGATTATTTGGACGCCCCCATTATATGTTTGTCTTCACAGGATGTGCCGACTCCATATGCTGGGACATTGGAGGAGTGGACTGTGGTTCAGCCTGCCCAGATTGTAACAGCCGTTGAGCAGCTTTGCCAGTAA